One region of Desulfovibrio intestinalis genomic DNA includes:
- the coaBC gene encoding bifunctional phosphopantothenoylcysteine decarboxylase/phosphopantothenate--cysteine ligase CoaBC, translating to MNDQKSGLKTPFDHSTRFEHKRLHLGVCGSVACYRATDLLRAWRGMGIHVSVTLTPGARRFVTPMLFESLGATPVYEDMFTQGQEIFAHLEPGQHAHAMVVAPASADALFRLAHGAADDMLAAQALAFDGPLVIAPAMNPRMWANPATQANVALLRERGACIVAPGCGGTACGDEGEGRLAPLHDIFLAALRTLTPQDMAGKRVMVTLGPTREAWDGVRFWSNPSSGLMGAALAVCAWLRGAEVTAICGPGVRTRMPQGIARRDVISARDMYAVAASLWAQMDVGMFTAAVADFSPKPIGGRKFKKAEAPQGFSLDFQPNPDILQSLAEKRAPGQKILAFAAETAPDMHALLPLAHAKLGRKKADLLAGNLVNCADSGFCSPTNSMAVVDANGREEIWPNQSKADVAWELCSWLLRM from the coding sequence ATGAACGATCAGAAAAGCGGCCTGAAAACGCCCTTTGACCACAGCACCCGCTTTGAGCACAAACGGCTGCATCTCGGCGTGTGCGGCTCCGTGGCCTGCTACCGGGCTACGGATCTTCTCCGGGCATGGCGCGGCATGGGCATCCACGTCTCGGTCACGCTCACGCCCGGGGCGCGGCGTTTTGTAACACCCATGCTTTTTGAATCTCTGGGGGCGACACCTGTCTATGAAGACATGTTCACCCAGGGGCAGGAGATTTTCGCCCATCTGGAACCGGGGCAGCACGCGCATGCAATGGTCGTGGCCCCTGCCTCGGCTGACGCGCTCTTTCGCCTTGCCCACGGCGCTGCGGACGACATGCTGGCCGCGCAGGCTCTGGCCTTTGACGGCCCCCTGGTCATCGCCCCGGCCATGAATCCGCGCATGTGGGCCAACCCCGCCACCCAGGCCAATGTGGCCCTGCTGCGCGAACGGGGGGCCTGCATCGTTGCGCCCGGTTGCGGCGGCACTGCCTGCGGCGATGAAGGCGAAGGCAGGCTTGCCCCCCTGCACGACATTTTTCTGGCTGCCTTGCGGACGCTGACTCCGCAAGACATGGCTGGCAAGCGCGTTATGGTCACCCTTGGCCCCACGCGTGAGGCATGGGACGGCGTGCGCTTCTGGTCCAACCCATCCAGCGGCCTCATGGGCGCGGCACTGGCCGTCTGCGCATGGCTGCGCGGCGCTGAAGTGACGGCCATCTGCGGCCCCGGCGTGCGCACCCGCATGCCACAGGGCATCGCCCGGCGCGACGTGATCAGCGCCAGAGACATGTACGCGGTGGCCGCCAGCCTGTGGGCGCAGATGGATGTGGGCATGTTCACCGCAGCGGTGGCGGATTTTTCGCCCAAGCCCATTGGCGGGCGCAAGTTTAAAAAGGCCGAGGCCCCGCAGGGGTTCAGCCTGGACTTCCAGCCCAACCCTGATATTTTGCAAAGTCTTGCGGAAAAACGCGCGCCCGGCCAGAAAATTCTGGCCTTTGCCGCTGAAACCGCACCGGACATGCACGCCCTGCTGCCCCTGGCCCACGCCAAACTTGGCCGCAAAAAGGCCGACCTTCTGGCGGGCAACCTTGTTAACTGCGCAGACAGCGGTTTTTGTTCCCCCACCAACAGCATGGCTGTGGTGGACGCCAACGGGCGCGAAGAAATCTGGCCCAACCAGAGCAAGGCCGACGTGGCCTGGGAGTTGTGTTCGTGGCTTTTGCGTATGTAA
- a CDS encoding LysO family transporter, translating into MFIAIGLMFLGIAAGFLLRGKPLATLLTRCVSPAIVLLLFALGISVGGNSILMAALPELGGTAIVLTLAGIAGSLVCVLCIRRFFRQPPEPAALTLLSAAASSDGMASPASGNKDARS; encoded by the coding sequence GTGTTTATTGCCATCGGCCTCATGTTTCTGGGCATTGCCGCGGGTTTTTTGTTGCGCGGCAAACCGCTGGCCACCCTGCTCACACGCTGCGTCTCCCCGGCTATTGTGCTGCTGCTTTTTGCCCTTGGCATTTCAGTGGGAGGTAACAGCATCCTTATGGCCGCCCTGCCGGAGCTGGGCGGCACAGCCATCGTGCTGACTCTTGCAGGCATAGCGGGGTCTCTTGTCTGCGTGCTCTGCATCCGCCGCTTTTTCCGCCAGCCGCCGGAACCCGCCGCCCTTACCCTGCTTTCTGCCGCCGCGTCTTCTGACGGCATGGCCTCGCCCGCCTCCGGTAACAAGGATGCACGCTCATGA
- a CDS encoding lysine exporter LysO family protein: MNGSLVIMGFFIAGLLLARAGFVPDYFIEHDMTLYVLWLLMVLVGISMGSDRRLGEMLRTLRPRVLLLPLATTVGTFAGTALVSLFLAYSAAECMAVGAGFAYYSLSSIFITQYKGPELGTIALLSNISRELITLLFTPLMVRFIGPTAAISCGGASTMDTTLPVITRYAGNQWIFIAIVHALVLDFSVPFWVTFFCGI; encoded by the coding sequence ATGAACGGCAGCCTCGTTATTATGGGCTTTTTTATTGCAGGGCTGCTGCTGGCCCGTGCCGGCTTTGTGCCGGACTATTTCATTGAGCATGACATGACGCTCTATGTGTTGTGGCTGCTTATGGTTCTTGTGGGCATTTCAATGGGGTCGGACAGACGGCTTGGAGAGATGCTGCGCACCCTGCGGCCCCGCGTTCTGCTGCTTCCCCTTGCCACTACGGTGGGCACCTTTGCGGGAACAGCCCTGGTCAGTCTTTTTCTTGCGTACAGCGCAGCCGAATGTATGGCCGTGGGTGCGGGCTTTGCCTATTATTCACTCTCGTCCATCTTCATCACGCAGTACAAAGGGCCGGAACTGGGCACCATTGCCCTTCTCAGCAATATCAGCCGCGAACTGATAACGCTGCTTTTCACGCCTCTTATGGTGCGTTTTATCGGCCCAACGGCGGCTATCAGTTGCGGCGGGGCTTCCACAATGGACACAACCCTGCCCGTCATTACACGCTATGCCGGAAACCAGTGGATATTTATCGCCATTGTACATGCGCTGGTGCTGGACTTCAGCGTGCCCTTCTGGGTGACTTTCTTTTGCGGCATTTGA